A region from the Brevibacterium paucivorans genome encodes:
- a CDS encoding M16 family metallopeptidase, with product MLTESLLGEGSGIYRTTLPNGIRVISETIPGIQSETVGVWVGSGSRDETDDNAGSTHFLEHMLFKGTATRSAKDIARTFDRTGGEANAMTAKECTAYYSRCLVTDLPDVCATLWDMVLSSTLDIDEFERERTVILDELAMGADDPEDVLFESYDELIYAGSPLGRPVGATKERIQALVHDELLHHYRDAYVGPRLIFSAAGGADHEDLVDLVWRATQHLPEAADHAATTSGRETPVFSPGERHIARPTEQQGLIMGVAGLHDGHDDRFTLTVLASLLGGGMSSRLFQTVREERGLAYAVHTTGSQYSDVGDFGIYAGCAPAVAQQVVDLCIEQCQRLASDGPMTAEVADTAAQVSAATVLGMESTAVRMNRLAKSELSNRPLVDAAELVERVRGVTAEDVQALAQRLFSGPWALCSLGPADDVRLNSEL from the coding sequence TTGCTAACAGAATCTCTCCTTGGGGAGGGTAGTGGGATCTATCGCACTACCCTCCCCAACGGTATTCGCGTTATTTCAGAAACAATCCCCGGGATCCAGTCCGAGACCGTAGGGGTGTGGGTCGGTTCAGGTTCGCGCGACGAAACTGACGACAACGCCGGCTCGACGCACTTCCTTGAACACATGCTGTTCAAAGGAACGGCCACACGCAGTGCAAAGGACATTGCGCGCACATTCGACCGCACGGGTGGCGAAGCGAATGCGATGACGGCCAAGGAATGCACGGCCTACTATTCGCGGTGTTTGGTCACTGACCTGCCGGACGTGTGCGCAACCCTGTGGGACATGGTGCTCTCATCCACGTTGGACATCGACGAGTTTGAGCGCGAACGCACCGTGATCCTCGACGAACTGGCCATGGGTGCAGATGACCCGGAAGACGTCCTGTTCGAATCGTATGACGAACTGATCTACGCTGGGTCGCCTCTGGGTCGGCCAGTTGGGGCCACAAAAGAACGAATCCAGGCGCTGGTTCACGATGAACTTCTGCACCACTACCGGGATGCGTACGTGGGGCCCCGGCTGATCTTTTCAGCCGCTGGCGGGGCCGACCACGAAGACCTGGTGGACCTTGTCTGGCGCGCAACCCAGCACCTGCCGGAGGCTGCAGATCACGCAGCGACCACCTCGGGCCGGGAGACCCCCGTCTTTTCGCCGGGGGAGCGGCACATTGCCCGCCCCACCGAGCAACAGGGGCTCATCATGGGAGTCGCGGGGTTGCACGACGGCCACGACGACCGGTTCACGCTCACCGTCCTGGCGTCACTGTTGGGTGGTGGCATGTCCAGCCGTTTGTTCCAGACCGTGCGTGAGGAGCGCGGCCTGGCGTATGCGGTCCACACGACGGGGTCGCAGTATTCGGACGTGGGGGACTTTGGGATCTACGCCGGGTGCGCGCCCGCGGTTGCCCAGCAGGTAGTGGACTTGTGCATTGAGCAGTGCCAGCGGTTGGCAAGTGATGGCCCCATGACCGCCGAGGTGGCAGACACCGCCGCGCAAGTGTCGGCTGCCACTGTGTTGGGGATGGAGTCGACTGCGGTTCGGATGAACCGGCTAGCCAAGAGTGAGTTGTCCAACCGGCCCTTGGTCGATGCGGCAGAACTGGTTGAGCGGGTGCGTGGCGTGACGGCCGAGGACGTGCAGGCGCTTGCGCAGAGGTTGTTCAGTGGACCGTGGGCGCTGTGCTCCTTGGGGCCTGCGGACGACGTGCGGTTGAACTCTGAACTCTGA
- a CDS encoding superoxide dismutase — protein sequence MVEQYTLPDLPYDYAALEPHISAKIMELHHDKHHATYVKGANTALEQMAEAREKGDFSTIGKLSKDLSFNLGGHVNHSIFWNNMSPDGGDKPEGELAAAIDDQFGGFEKFQGQFTGVATSIQGSGWAILGWDMLGQRLTIEQLYDQQGNVQVGYVPLLQLDMWEHAFYLDYQNVKPDYVKAWWNVVNWEDVAARFDRARNQTKDVLLG from the coding sequence ATGGTTGAGCAGTACACGCTCCCGGACCTGCCCTACGACTACGCAGCACTTGAGCCACACATTTCGGCCAAGATCATGGAACTTCACCACGACAAGCACCACGCCACCTACGTCAAGGGCGCAAACACCGCTCTTGAGCAGATGGCTGAAGCTCGCGAAAAGGGCGACTTCTCCACAATCGGCAAGCTGTCGAAGGACCTGTCCTTCAACCTGGGTGGACACGTGAACCACTCCATCTTCTGGAACAACATGAGCCCAGACGGTGGCGACAAGCCAGAAGGCGAACTCGCAGCAGCAATCGACGACCAGTTCGGTGGCTTCGAAAAGTTCCAGGGACAGTTCACTGGTGTTGCTACCTCGATCCAGGGCTCCGGTTGGGCAATCCTGGGTTGGGACATGCTGGGTCAGCGCCTCACCATCGAGCAGCTGTACGACCAGCAGGGCAACGTACAGGTTGGATACGTGCCACTGTTGCAGCTGGACATGTGGGAGCACGCGTTCTACCTCGACTACCAGAACGTCAAGCCTGACTACGTCAAGGCATGGTGGAACGTTGTGAACTGGGAAGACGTAGCGGCTCGCTTTGACCGCGCACGCAACCAGACCAAGGACGTTTTGCTGGGCTAA
- a CDS encoding MFS transporter — protein MYKQLFWPVYAPSLLFHTGLGATLPVYVLGALNVGASPSFASLIVAVMGIIQLTFAVPAGVLIDRFGDRSTMLIATALVTAVSGVTVLSMAAGPGVLGAPVAVTLYAASLFLRAPSEAVWTLARQSFITRNVPTHFIGRAMTALGGTIRVGNLAGPLAGAVLVMVFPLWSVFVFATVCAAVAVALLYSPMGAGLRLNSAEVTNSGASKAPDASKESDAAEVTDTSGGASPGLRGVNWTAVILAGLPVMVLMGLRIVQPVIVQLWGHSIGLSESVVSLLIALGAAIELVIMFPGGYAKDSLGRAPTLIACVSIFGAGFLALVIWPNVTGAFVAVGIMALGNGLGAGINMTIGADLCPSENRGRFLGIWSLFSNTGRVGGPAVVSAFVTFATLGAGIVAIGVAGIAGAVWMAVFAKKIGLPSRVRRPVD, from the coding sequence ATGTATAAGCAACTTTTCTGGCCGGTTTACGCGCCTTCGCTCCTGTTTCACACGGGGCTAGGCGCCACCTTGCCCGTGTACGTGTTGGGTGCGCTGAACGTGGGTGCGTCCCCGTCGTTTGCGTCGCTGATTGTGGCGGTCATGGGGATCATACAGCTGACGTTCGCTGTTCCGGCCGGGGTGCTGATCGACCGGTTTGGCGACCGATCAACCATGCTCATCGCCACCGCTTTAGTCACCGCGGTTTCAGGTGTGACTGTGCTTTCGATGGCGGCTGGGCCCGGCGTTTTGGGCGCCCCCGTCGCCGTCACGTTGTATGCGGCCAGCCTGTTCCTGCGCGCACCCAGCGAAGCGGTGTGGACGCTTGCCCGTCAGTCGTTCATCACCCGCAACGTCCCCACCCATTTCATCGGCCGCGCCATGACCGCTTTGGGCGGCACCATCCGCGTGGGTAACTTGGCGGGTCCGCTCGCCGGCGCTGTGCTGGTCATGGTGTTCCCGCTGTGGTCGGTGTTTGTGTTTGCCACGGTGTGCGCGGCAGTTGCGGTTGCGTTGTTGTATTCGCCCATGGGTGCGGGGTTGCGTCTTAATTCCGCCGAGGTGACAAACTCCGGCGCTTCCAAGGCACCGGACGCTTCCAAGGAGTCAGACGCGGCCGAGGTGACGGACACCTCGGGCGGGGCGTCACCCGGGTTGCGCGGTGTCAACTGGACGGCGGTCATCTTAGCCGGCCTTCCGGTCATGGTCTTGATGGGTTTGCGGATTGTGCAACCGGTGATCGTGCAGTTGTGGGGGCACTCGATTGGGCTGAGCGAGTCCGTGGTGTCGTTGCTGATCGCGTTGGGCGCGGCCATCGAGCTGGTCATCATGTTCCCCGGCGGCTATGCGAAGGACAGTCTGGGGCGTGCACCCACGCTGATCGCGTGCGTGAGCATTTTTGGCGCCGGGTTCTTAGCGCTGGTGATCTGGCCGAACGTGACCGGCGCGTTCGTGGCCGTTGGGATCATGGCGTTGGGCAACGGGCTGGGCGCCGGGATCAACATGACTATAGGGGCCGACCTGTGCCCCAGCGAGAACCGTGGCCGGTTCTTAGGCATCTGGTCGCTTTTCTCCAACACGGGCCGAGTAGGCGGACCGGCAGTGGTTTCCGCGTTTGTCACGTTTGCCACCCTGGGCGCTGGGATCGTTGCAATTGGTGTAGCCGGAATCGCGGGGGCTGTGTGGATGGCCGTGTTCGCCAAGAAGATTGGGCTGCCCAGCAGGGTGCGCCGTCCTGTCGACTGA
- the dapB gene encoding 4-hydroxy-tetrahydrodipicolinate reductase, which translates to MSNIRVAVLGAQGRMGSHAVRALEAADGIDVVAALGSSDSLEQVVESGAQIAVELTVPRATEDNVRFLVSHDIHTVVGTTGWDDDRLSRLENLCAEHPKVGVLIAPNFSIGAVLAMQFAEMAAPYFDSAEVIEIHHTRKLDAPSGTAVSTAKRIAAQRAQAGLPPVPDATETDPHGARGAVIDGIHVHAVRQLGMNASEEIHFGSAHEALTIRTDSHSTEAFMPGIVTAVNTVADRPGLTVGLEKYL; encoded by the coding sequence GTGTCTAACATTCGAGTCGCAGTGCTGGGAGCACAAGGTCGTATGGGGTCACACGCGGTGCGTGCCCTGGAAGCAGCGGACGGAATCGACGTGGTGGCCGCCCTTGGGAGCTCCGACTCCCTGGAACAGGTGGTGGAATCCGGCGCTCAGATCGCAGTAGAACTCACCGTTCCGCGCGCAACCGAAGACAACGTGCGCTTCCTGGTCAGCCACGACATCCACACAGTCGTTGGAACTACTGGGTGGGACGACGACCGTTTGAGCAGGCTCGAAAACCTGTGCGCCGAACACCCCAAGGTTGGCGTGCTCATTGCGCCAAACTTCTCGATTGGCGCGGTCCTGGCCATGCAGTTCGCGGAAATGGCAGCACCGTACTTTGACTCGGCTGAAGTGATTGAAATCCACCACACGCGCAAGCTCGACGCGCCTAGTGGAACGGCCGTGTCAACGGCTAAGCGCATCGCCGCGCAGCGCGCGCAGGCGGGCCTACCGCCAGTGCCAGACGCAACCGAAACTGACCCGCACGGCGCGCGCGGCGCGGTCATCGACGGGATCCACGTCCACGCGGTGCGCCAACTTGGCATGAATGCCAGCGAAGAAATCCACTTTGGTTCGGCGCATGAAGCGCTCACAATTCGCACGGACTCGCATTCGACCGAGGCCTTCATGCCTGGAATCGTCACAGCAGTAAACACTGTCGCTGACCGTCCTGGGCTCACGGTTGGACTCGAGAAGTACCTGTAA
- a CDS encoding tetratricopeptide repeat protein, which produces MSKAKIGAIIMVVLLGAYLVVMVNRGWILLTDPEPIAKIMGVALFVLPVIAVWAIVRELFFGASMERLAKILEEEGGLPPDNLPRTPGGRIIREAADKEFEKYRSEAEADPDNWRSWFRLSCAYDASGDRKRARSTMRKAIKLHAGDEKR; this is translated from the coding sequence ATGTCGAAAGCGAAAATCGGCGCGATCATCATGGTCGTGCTCTTGGGTGCGTACCTTGTAGTGATGGTCAACCGTGGGTGGATCTTGCTCACGGACCCCGAGCCCATCGCCAAGATCATGGGGGTCGCGCTTTTTGTCCTTCCGGTGATCGCGGTGTGGGCGATTGTACGCGAGTTGTTCTTTGGTGCCTCCATGGAACGCTTGGCGAAGATTCTGGAAGAGGAAGGCGGGCTTCCGCCTGACAACCTTCCCCGCACACCCGGTGGTCGCATCATTCGCGAAGCAGCCGACAAAGAGTTCGAAAAGTACCGCTCAGAAGCAGAAGCAGATCCCGACAACTGGCGAAGCTGGTTTAGGCTCTCGTGTGCTTATGACGCCTCGGGGGATCGCAAACGTGCCCGGTCCACTATGCGCAAGGCGATCAAACTACACGCGGGGGATGAGAAGCGCTAG
- a CDS encoding heparan-alpha-glucosaminide N-acetyltransferase domain-containing protein, whose product MVFPAEGFGTSRSSRSFGNAIVNRLAPANRNIGLDTARGVAIFGMIATHIIPLVTIAGEATSASIFAGRASALFAVIAGISIVLSTRRTLESGGWGRAAAGLITRGLCIVVLGLILGLFTTHVAVILVNYGIMFVIASLFLRAGPRTLGVLAFVWVIVTPLVSFAVRDHFQLAQAFEIPNLFMLAEPGYLLTAIGLTGYYPVLQWLGYILIGMSLGHLNWYRSVTCWSAVAVGTGLALLAKAFSWLLMTASPAGYFDLIGSAYDNYDKDLKELLITGTHGVTPTDTWCWLTVSAPHTGTTLDLAGTIGVALVVIGVCCLVSNALGSFGTTFEQNPTHQLCEGPGRLWLFVLSAPGSMPLTIYSGHVVFLEVTQQFPLGPWPEYVLHIYVAVFAAVLWKVFVLPRGPLEQVLSLASSGVAKLVPARAGS is encoded by the coding sequence GTGGTTTTTCCCGCAGAAGGTTTTGGCACCTCGCGCTCTTCACGTTCCTTCGGGAACGCCATTGTCAACCGTCTAGCGCCAGCCAACCGAAACATCGGGCTCGACACCGCGCGTGGCGTCGCGATCTTCGGCATGATCGCAACCCACATCATCCCGTTGGTCACCATCGCAGGCGAGGCCACCTCGGCCTCCATTTTTGCCGGACGCGCATCCGCCCTTTTTGCAGTCATTGCCGGAATCTCGATAGTCCTCTCCACCCGGCGCACACTGGAAAGTGGAGGGTGGGGCCGGGCGGCCGCGGGACTGATCACGCGCGGACTGTGCATCGTGGTCCTGGGCTTGATCCTGGGGTTGTTCACCACTCACGTGGCAGTCATCTTGGTGAACTACGGAATCATGTTCGTGATCGCGTCACTGTTCTTACGCGCCGGGCCACGCACGCTGGGAGTGCTCGCGTTTGTGTGGGTCATTGTCACGCCGCTCGTCAGCTTTGCGGTTCGAGACCACTTCCAGTTGGCCCAGGCGTTTGAGATCCCCAACCTTTTTATGCTGGCCGAGCCGGGGTACCTGCTCACCGCTATTGGCCTCACCGGCTACTACCCCGTCCTTCAGTGGCTGGGATACATTCTGATAGGTATGTCCCTGGGTCACCTCAACTGGTACCGCTCTGTCACCTGCTGGAGCGCAGTCGCCGTTGGCACAGGTCTGGCCCTGCTTGCGAAAGCCTTTTCATGGCTCCTGATGACGGCGTCACCCGCCGGGTACTTCGACCTCATTGGATCTGCTTACGACAACTACGACAAAGACTTGAAAGAGCTGCTCATCACAGGAACTCACGGGGTGACACCCACCGACACGTGGTGTTGGCTCACAGTTTCAGCACCGCACACAGGAACCACACTCGACCTCGCCGGGACAATAGGCGTCGCCCTTGTGGTCATTGGGGTGTGTTGCTTGGTTTCGAACGCGTTGGGTTCGTTTGGAACCACGTTTGAGCAGAACCCCACGCACCAGCTGTGTGAAGGCCCGGGGCGGTTGTGGTTGTTCGTTCTATCTGCACCAGGGTCCATGCCACTGACCATCTACTCCGGCCACGTGGTGTTCTTGGAGGTCACGCAACAGTTCCCGCTGGGGCCGTGGCCTGAGTACGTACTTCACATCTATGTTGCCGTGTTCGCCGCCGTCTTGTGGAAGGTGTTCGTACTCCCCCGAGGCCCACTTGAGCAGGTGCTATCGCTGGCCAGTTCTGGTGTGGCTAAGTTGGTTCCCGCGCGGGCGGGTAGCTAG
- the dapA gene encoding 4-hydroxy-tetrahydrodipicolinate synthase produces MAMIHSAYAQVAQDAFGTVGTAMITPFAPNGAIDYDAAQVVANYLVQQGNDMLVVSGTTGESPTTTDEEKQQLLKVVRSAVGEHVKIVAGVGTNVTSHSIELAKQAQSAGANGLLVVTPYYSKPSQDGIRAHVEMIADSTELPVMLYDIPGRSGVPMESETLIRMGEHPRVLAVKDAKGDIAASTDVMTRSDLVYYSGEDALNLPLMAAGAIGLVSVVGHVAAKDLARMVDAVHNNDLMQARHVAANLVPTVDAVMNHMPGVVAAKAALELAGIIQHRGTRLPVLPATDEQMEFLRSKLDGFINP; encoded by the coding sequence ATGGCTATGATTCATAGTGCGTACGCGCAGGTGGCACAGGACGCGTTCGGTACGGTCGGTACCGCGATGATCACCCCTTTTGCTCCTAACGGGGCAATCGATTATGACGCTGCGCAGGTTGTGGCCAACTATTTGGTGCAACAGGGCAACGACATGCTGGTGGTGTCTGGTACTACGGGCGAATCGCCCACCACTACCGATGAAGAAAAACAGCAGCTTCTCAAGGTTGTCCGCAGTGCAGTAGGCGAACACGTGAAAATTGTTGCCGGTGTAGGTACCAACGTCACGTCGCACTCGATTGAATTGGCAAAGCAGGCACAAAGTGCAGGCGCTAACGGCCTTTTGGTTGTCACCCCGTACTACTCCAAACCGTCACAAGACGGTATTCGTGCACATGTTGAAATGATTGCGGACTCAACTGAGTTGCCCGTCATGCTGTACGACATTCCCGGACGTTCCGGGGTTCCCATGGAGTCAGAAACGCTGATTCGCATGGGTGAACACCCCAGGGTTTTGGCAGTGAAAGACGCAAAGGGCGATATCGCTGCATCCACGGATGTGATGACGCGTTCCGACCTGGTGTATTACTCAGGCGAGGACGCACTGAACCTCCCACTCATGGCAGCCGGAGCTATTGGACTCGTGTCAGTTGTGGGGCATGTGGCCGCAAAGGACCTCGCACGTATGGTTGACGCGGTACACAACAATGACCTGATGCAGGCCCGCCATGTGGCCGCAAACCTGGTGCCCACCGTGGACGCCGTGATGAACCACATGCCGGGAGTCGTAGCAGCAAAAGCGGCTCTGGAACTGGCCGGAATTATTCAGCACCGTGGAACGCGTTTACCTGTTTTGCCTGCAACAGACGAGCAGATGGAGTTCTTGCGCTCCAAATTGGATGGATTTATAAACCCGTAG
- a CDS encoding ribonuclease J, giving the protein MIDLLSELSDPPKADPEALRIVALGGLGEVGRNMTVFEYRGKILVIDCGVLFPEEEQPGIDLILPDFSYLEGREDDVVGIVLTHGHEDHIGAVPYLLKKLGDVPILGSTLTLALVEAKLKEHRIRATTRIVAEDDKDQLGPFDLEFVAVNHSIPDALAVCVRTGAGTILHTGDFKMDQLPLDGRITDLRSFARLGEEGVDLFLTDSTNADVPGFTSMEKDIGAVLEAQFGRAERRIIVASFASHVHRVQQVLEAASAHGRKVALVGRSMVRNMKIAQELGYLNVPPGVLIDIKHVDSLPDDQVVLMCTGSQGEPMAALSRMANGSHRVTVNEGDMVVLASSLIPGNETAVFRVINGLMKLGAKVIHKGNAKVHVSGHASAGELLYAYNIVKPRGVMPVHGEWRHMLANAKLAIDTGVPEDHVVVADDGWVVDLKDGKARVVGAVDCDYVFVDGSSVGTVTESDLQDRRILAGEGFVSIFMTVDKSDKKVLAGPVIHTRGVAESDRVFDTIKPKIEKAVADALDDGVVDEHKLQQIIRRTIGRWISSKLRRKPMIVPMVVIV; this is encoded by the coding sequence GTGATTGATTTATTGTCCGAATTGAGTGACCCACCTAAGGCGGACCCAGAAGCGTTGCGCATTGTGGCGCTGGGCGGTCTAGGCGAAGTGGGCCGAAACATGACCGTGTTTGAGTACCGCGGAAAGATCCTGGTGATCGACTGTGGTGTGTTGTTCCCAGAAGAGGAACAGCCTGGAATCGACCTGATTCTGCCGGACTTTTCGTACCTGGAAGGCCGTGAAGACGACGTTGTGGGAATTGTGCTCACCCACGGGCACGAAGACCACATTGGTGCGGTGCCGTACCTGCTGAAGAAGCTGGGCGACGTGCCGATCCTGGGGTCCACGCTTACCCTTGCGCTGGTGGAAGCGAAGCTCAAGGAGCACCGGATTCGCGCAACCACCCGCATCGTTGCAGAAGACGACAAGGACCAGCTGGGCCCGTTCGACCTCGAGTTTGTGGCCGTCAACCACTCGATTCCAGACGCGCTCGCCGTGTGTGTGCGCACGGGTGCAGGAACCATTCTGCACACCGGTGACTTCAAGATGGACCAGCTGCCACTTGACGGTCGTATCACCGACTTGCGGTCGTTTGCGCGTTTGGGTGAAGAAGGCGTGGACCTGTTCCTCACCGACTCCACGAACGCCGATGTCCCCGGTTTCACCTCCATGGAAAAAGACATAGGGGCTGTTCTTGAAGCGCAGTTTGGTCGTGCTGAACGACGCATCATTGTGGCGTCCTTCGCCTCTCACGTCCACCGCGTCCAGCAGGTGTTAGAAGCAGCATCCGCGCACGGCCGTAAGGTCGCGCTGGTGGGCCGGTCCATGGTGCGCAACATGAAAATCGCCCAGGAGCTTGGCTACTTGAACGTGCCACCGGGCGTGCTCATCGATATCAAGCACGTGGACTCGCTGCCTGATGACCAAGTGGTGCTCATGTGTACGGGATCGCAGGGTGAGCCCATGGCCGCGTTGTCGCGCATGGCTAACGGTTCGCACCGCGTGACGGTGAATGAAGGCGACATGGTGGTGCTGGCCTCGTCCTTGATCCCTGGAAACGAAACCGCGGTGTTCCGCGTCATCAACGGGCTCATGAAGTTGGGCGCCAAGGTGATCCACAAGGGCAACGCCAAGGTGCACGTATCTGGTCACGCATCGGCAGGTGAACTGTTGTATGCGTACAACATTGTGAAACCCCGAGGTGTCATGCCGGTCCACGGCGAATGGCGCCACATGCTGGCTAACGCGAAGCTTGCGATCGACACGGGTGTTCCAGAAGATCACGTTGTCGTTGCCGACGACGGTTGGGTTGTCGACCTTAAGGACGGCAAGGCGCGCGTTGTGGGTGCTGTGGATTGTGACTACGTGTTTGTCGACGGATCGTCCGTGGGTACCGTCACCGAATCGGATCTGCAGGACCGCCGTATTTTGGCTGGTGAAGGGTTCGTGTCGATCTTTATGACGGTGGACAAGTCTGACAAGAAGGTGCTGGCGGGTCCGGTCATCCATACCCGAGGTGTCGCAGAGTCCGACCGTGTGTTCGACACGATCAAACCCAAGATTGAAAAAGCAGTTGCGGACGCCTTGGATGACGGAGTTGTCGATGAGCACAAGCTCCAGCAGATTATCCGCCGCACCATCGGGCGTTGGATCTCTTCGAAGCTTCGTCGCAAGCCCATGATCGTGCCCATGGTGGTCATCGTCTAA
- a CDS encoding helix-turn-helix domain-containing protein encodes MRDEHGPVEDVLAGVGPRLRRIRQARELTLGDVADSTSISVSTLSRLESGERKPTLELLLALSGLYDLPLDDLVGAPPVGDPRVYQRPVSRGGITVVPLTHFPGPQHALKMVIPSTRSVPHLCRHRGYEWLYVLSGELRLIVGSHDVVLTAGQAAEFDTTTLHWFGSTGESPVEILSLLGLQGQRIHLSSAIHAESQTATNDSSNDAP; translated from the coding sequence ATGCGAGATGAACACGGGCCGGTAGAAGACGTTCTCGCGGGCGTTGGGCCCCGGTTGCGACGCATTCGTCAAGCTCGTGAACTCACATTGGGAGACGTAGCTGATTCGACCAGCATCTCGGTGTCAACCTTGTCCCGTCTGGAATCAGGTGAGCGAAAACCTACCCTGGAGCTACTACTGGCACTGTCGGGTCTGTACGATCTGCCCTTAGATGATTTGGTGGGCGCCCCTCCTGTAGGAGACCCCCGCGTGTATCAAAGGCCAGTGAGCCGAGGTGGCATAACGGTGGTGCCTCTGACGCACTTTCCGGGACCTCAGCACGCGCTCAAGATGGTGATTCCGTCAACCAGGTCAGTGCCACACTTGTGCAGGCACAGGGGGTACGAATGGCTCTATGTCCTTTCCGGGGAACTTCGACTCATCGTTGGTAGCCACGACGTGGTGCTGACGGCAGGTCAGGCCGCCGAGTTCGACACCACGACTTTGCACTGGTTCGGCAGCACCGGAGAGTCACCAGTGGAGATTCTCAGTTTGTTGGGTCTGCAAGGGCAGCGGATTCATCTCTCAAGCGCGATACACGCTGAGTCACAAACAGCGACGAACGATAGTTCGAACGATGCGCCCTGA
- a CDS encoding DUF2938 domain-containing protein produces the protein MRIGFGELVQASAVGIGATITMDAVAEVLRRTRGVRSLDYAMVGRWIGHMRNGKFAHTSIMHAEPVPHEKEIGWVAHYAIGTGFAVALAVADPGWLKRPRFDTAVAWGVGTVAAPWLIMQPGFGMGVAASKIPNPAQARMGSLRAHASYGAGLWLSGRIVRTIVRRCL, from the coding sequence ATGCGCATTGGTTTTGGGGAACTTGTCCAAGCGTCAGCAGTAGGTATTGGTGCAACGATAACGATGGACGCAGTTGCGGAAGTGCTTCGCCGTACCCGAGGTGTGAGATCACTGGACTACGCCATGGTTGGCAGATGGATCGGGCACATGCGCAACGGCAAGTTTGCGCACACTTCAATCATGCATGCTGAGCCGGTCCCCCATGAGAAAGAGATTGGCTGGGTAGCGCACTACGCCATCGGAACCGGTTTCGCCGTGGCTTTAGCCGTAGCTGACCCCGGTTGGCTGAAACGCCCCCGCTTCGACACAGCTGTCGCGTGGGGCGTGGGTACCGTTGCCGCACCCTGGCTAATCATGCAGCCTGGTTTTGGCATGGGTGTCGCTGCTTCAAAAATCCCGAATCCCGCTCAGGCACGCATGGGAAGCCTGCGAGCTCACGCCAGCTACGGAGCCGGGCTTTGGCTTTCAGGGCGCATCGTTCGAACTATCGTTCGTCGCTGTTTGTGA
- a CDS encoding IclR family transcriptional regulator, producing MPTIQSVNRMLDVLETMRSMGGVARSVDIASALDIPAPTIHRIVSNLAARGYVTQLTDKRYALGPALVSLGTEAAKQSGHTIQPVLDKLANTLGETVNLAYFTNDVMTYVAQATSQRSMRMFTQVGAHVPVWGSGVGKAVLATMSDEHVHSLLDKIRLPRLLSRDALIEDLSACRDTGYALDDEEQEVGVRCLAVFVPGAPSLAGLSVSSPTSRLGPEKYADVANTLHTAAHQLTRRWAGSH from the coding sequence ATGCCTACGATTCAGTCGGTCAACCGCATGCTCGACGTGCTTGAAACAATGCGGTCGATGGGAGGGGTTGCCCGGAGTGTTGACATTGCCAGCGCACTGGACATTCCGGCCCCCACCATTCACCGCATCGTGTCAAACCTCGCTGCCCGCGGGTACGTCACGCAGTTGACTGACAAGCGCTACGCTCTGGGTCCGGCTCTTGTGAGTTTGGGCACCGAGGCGGCTAAACAGTCTGGCCACACGATCCAACCTGTTCTAGACAAGCTCGCGAACACCCTGGGCGAAACGGTGAACCTGGCGTACTTCACGAACGACGTCATGACCTACGTCGCCCAGGCCACGTCCCAACGGTCCATGCGCATGTTCACGCAAGTGGGTGCGCATGTTCCCGTGTGGGGCTCAGGTGTAGGGAAGGCTGTTCTGGCCACCATGTCTGATGAGCACGTGCATTCACTTCTGGACAAGATCCGGCTCCCACGCTTGCTGTCCAGGGACGCACTCATCGAAGACTTAAGCGCATGCAGGGACACCGGGTATGCGCTCGACGACGAAGAGCAGGAAGTGGGCGTGAGGTGCCTGGCCGTTTTTGTTCCAGGCGCGCCTAGCCTCGCGGGGCTTTCCGTCAGCTCCCCCACGTCACGCTTGGGGCCGGAAAAGTACGCCGACGTTGCCAACACTCTGCACACAGCTGCACACCAACTCACTCGCCGCTGGGCAGGGTCGCACTGA